The DNA segment CTCCGGGCCCTCTTCCACGACTGCACCGTCAAGTCCTGCGACGCGTCGCTGCTCCTGGAGACCGACGCCGCCACGGGCCTCGTCTCCGAGCAGGCCTCCCCGAGGAGCTTCGGCATGCGCAACTTCAAGTACGTGGGCGCCATCAAGTCCGCCCTGGAGCGCGAATGCCCGGGGACAGTGTCGTGCGCCGACGTGCTCGCGCTGGCCGCCAGGGACGGCGCGGCCATgctgggcgggccggcggcgatcCCGATGCGGACGGGGCGGCGGGACGCCACGGAGAGCCGGTACGGCGAGGTGGAGCGGTACGTCCCGAACCACAACGACACGGTGTCGGCGGTGCTGTCCCGGTTCGCGGCCATGGGGCTGGACGCGGAGGCCGTTGTGGCGCTGCTGGGCGCGCACTCGGTGGGCCGCGTCCACTGCAACAACCTGGTGGCGCGGCTGTACCCGGCGGTGGACGGCGGCATGGAGCCGGCGTACGGCGCGTACCTGCGGGGCCGGTGCCCGACGGCGGACGCGAGGGAGGACACCCGCGACGTGGCGTACGCGCGCA comes from the Triticum dicoccoides isolate Atlit2015 ecotype Zavitan unplaced genomic scaffold, WEW_v2.0 scaffold193232, whole genome shotgun sequence genome and includes:
- the LOC119344920 gene encoding peroxidase 21-like is translated as MGLSSSLVPVASALLLLCCFTARNAAAAAASGGGGGGLRLNYYSESCPRAEEIVKEQVRRLYEEHGNTAVSWLRALFHDCTVKSCDASLLLETDAATGLVSEQASPRSFGMRNFKYVGAIKSALERECPGTVSCADVLALAARDGAAMLGGPAAIPMRTGRRDATESRYGEVERYVPNHNDTVSAVLSRFAAMGLDAEAVVALLGAHSVGRVHCNNLVARLYPAVDGGMEPAYGAYLRGRCPTADAREDTRDVAYARNDRATPMVLDNMYHKNLLKGRGLLLVDQRLASDPRTAPFVKKMAADNGYFRETFAAALVRMSENGPLTGGQGEVRKDCRFVNAK